In bacterium, the sequence TGCTGCTCTTCTTCGCGCGTGCTCAGCTGACTCTTGCGGTTGGGCAGCGTCGGCTGCCCCGACACCTCCAGCCCTTCGGCCCGCTGCTTCTGGCGCAGCTTCTTCTGAGCTCTGAGGCGTGCCTTCTGAAGTTCGCGCGCGGGACGGCGGGAGGGCTTACTCATGGCCGCTGCCTTCCACCACGCACAGCTGACGGCGGAACTCCCGCACCACCGGGCGCACGAACATCCGTTTCGGCGTACTGGTGTAACGACGCCCGGGGCGGCGCAGGCCCTCACCGGTGGTCAAACCCAACTCGATCCACCCCGCCGCCCGGTAGCAGGTGCCGTGGAAACGCTGCGGGTCCACGAACGTCTCCAGCAGCACCGGCTGGTAGCCCCACAGCTGCTGCCAGTCCTCTCGCACCCGCCGCCGCAGCTGGCCCAACACGTGGCTGGCCAGGTGGCGAATCCGGATCCACGGGAAGATCAAAAACCGCGTGTTGTTCACCACCCACGCCAGCCGCTGGAGCCGTTGCGAGTCGTTCCAACCGATCCACCGATCCCGCACTGTCACCGCCTTGGCCGCTCCGGCCAACAGCACACAACCCAAAAGTCCTTGCTCACACCTCACGAAGTAGCGCACCGCGCAGCCGAACGGCCGGCGGTAGCCCAGGTAGTGGTAGCGATCCACATACTCGGCCCATAGTCGCGTCTGCGCACGGCTGTCGACGATTTCCAACTTCACCTCCCCCAACTCCTCGAGCCGACCCTCCAAGGGCTCTCCAGGCTCCGTCTCGCGGCTATAGACCCGGCGTATGTTGCCCCGCGCCGACCTCCTGCACGCCCGCTTCGCCGGCAGCCGCACTCGCCCCTGCTTCTCCAGCTTCTCCAACAGCTTCCGGCAAGCATCCAGCTTCGCGCTGCCAGTGGCCGTGCGCCACTTCAGATGCTCACACAGCGTCTGCGCAAGCTCCGTGCGCGACAAGCTCGGGAAACTCTCCACGGTCCAGCAGATCTGCTCCAGCTCCTCCGGCTCGAA encodes:
- a CDS encoding DUF4338 domain-containing protein, coding for MPEDPRRLATLQQSGRSFEPEELEQICWTVESFPSLSRTELAQTLCEHLKWRTATGSAKLDACRKLLEKLEKQGRVRLPAKRACRRSARGNIRRVYSRETEPGEPLEGRLEELGEVKLEIVDSRAQTRLWAEYVDRYHYLGYRRPFGCAVRYFVRCEQGLLGCVLLAGAAKAVTVRDRWIGWNDSQRLQRLAWVVNNTRFLIFPWIRIRHLASHVLGQLRRRVREDWQQLWGYQPVLLETFVDPQRFHGTCYRAAGWIELGLTTGEGLRRPGRRYTSTPKRMFVRPVVREFRRQLCVVEGSGHE